One region of Leucoraja erinacea ecotype New England chromosome 10, Leri_hhj_1, whole genome shotgun sequence genomic DNA includes:
- the LOC129701207 gene encoding regulator of G-protein signaling 4-like produces the protein MCKGLAALPATCLRSAKDMKHRLGLLLPKTEAWTDHSSVSAKKDKTGTAHRLSWDEVKEWNESLQKLITHKHGLVVFAEFLRSEYSEENIRFWLECEEFKSCKPSAKLALKAKKVFDEYIAVDAPKEVNLESHIREKTKKSIPDPTASCFNEAQSKIYILMEKDSYPRFLKSKIYLDLLSQTQARGHSKSKDQTRLSCHSQRLRA, from the exons ATGTGCAAAGGACTAGCTGCCTTGCCTGCTACCTGCCTCAGAAG TGCCAAGGATATGAAACATCGCCTTGGCTTACTGTTGCCGAAGACAGAGGCTTGGACTGATCACAGCTCTGTGTCCGCCAAGAAGGATAAGACAGGTACAGCTCACAG GCTCAGCTGGGATGAGGTCAAAGAATGGAATGAATCTTTGCAAAAACTAATAACTCATAAAC ATGGCCTGGTGGTATTTGCTGAATTTCTACGGTCCGAGTACAGCGAGGAGAATATCAGGTTCTGGTTGGAGTGCGAGGAATTCAAAAGCTGCAAACCATCTGCAAAGCTGGCCTTGAAGGCAAAGAAGGTTTTCGATGAATACATTGCAGTTGATGCACCCAAAGAG GTCAATTTAGAATCACACATCAGAGAAAAGACGAAGAAAAGCATTCCGGACCCAACAGCGTCTTGTTTCAATGAAGCACAAAGCAAGATCTATATATTGATGGAGAAGGACTCTTACCCCAGGTTTCTCAAGTCTAAAATCTACTTGGATTTACTGAGCCAAACTCAAGCCAGAGGGCACTCCAAGTCCAAAGACCAAACACGCTTGTCCTGTCACTCGCAGCGCTTACGTGCATAG